CGGGGGAGGCGCCGTCGGGGCCCCCAGCCGGCTGCCGGTGCAGCCTGCCCCACGGCGAGAGCTCGCTCAGCCGCCTGCTCCGCGCCCTGCTGGCCGCCCGCGCCAGCCTCGAGCTCTGCCTCTTTGCCTTCTCCAGCCCGCAGCTGGGCCGCGCGGTGCAGCTGCTGCACCAGCGCGGGGTGCGCGTCCGGGTCATCACCGACTGCGACTACATGGCCCTCAACGGCTCGCAGATCGGCCTGCTCCGCAAGGCAGGTAAGCGGGGCCGCGGAGGCTCGGGGCTCAGGGCCGGGGAGCCCTCGGGGGAGCAGCGTCAGGCCCCCAGCCCGGCGCCTGCTCTGACCCCGGGGCCTAGGCTGTGGTGGGGATGCCAAGGGCGGATACTGCAGGGGCCTGAGGATGGGGGAGACCCCGCGTATGGCCCACGTGGCCTTGTGAGGTCGGGAGAGTTTTACCCCGGAGAGACCCCGGGGCCATCTGTAAAGAACAGCTGCCCTCCCCCGGGGGCTGGGCTTCTGTGCAGGGGGGTCTTATGCTGGATACCCGGATGTGAGCCCCGGGGAGTGAGCAGGCTGTGTCTTCCCAGCTAGTGGAGGGAGATCTGGGGGCCTGCCCAGTAAAGCCACGAGCCCTTTTCGTTACCCTCATTTTCATGACCCGTGTTGGCCTTGGGATACTGTGGGGAAAGCCTGTGGCGGGTAGAGCAGGGAACGTAGCCCAGCCAGTTGAGTTTTTGACGACTGCAGACTGAAATGACAGCAGCCCAGTCAGCACCCAGGAAATCAAAAGCCAACTCAAAAACCAAATCTGCCAGCCCACTTGCTGGTCTACTCTGGGCCGTGTGCCATAGAAGCAGGCGTGCGCACAAGGCCAAGGTCGGGCTGACTCAGAGGGCTAGAGGAGGACAACAgtatttcaccttttcttttttttttttttttttaagattttatttatttattcatgagagagacagagaggcagagacacaggcagagggagaagcaggctccatgcagggagcccaaggtgggactcgatcccggttctccagcatcacaccctgggctgaggcggcgctaaaccactgagccacctgggtgtccctaaaCTGTTCTTTTAAATCACATTTCTCACGGTCTTGTTCACTGAGCAGATAGGTGGTTGGTGAGCTGGGCAGGACTCCAGGGTCCTGCCCTCGGGGAGCTTGCAGACATCAGGCTCTTCGGTGAGCCGAGGAGGCGCAGCCAGGGTGAATTCCTTTCTGTAGCAGACAGGGGTCCTTCTGCTGGGAGCGAAGAGGGCTGAACTCCTTCAGCCCAAGCCGCAGGGCCTGGCTTCTCCGGCAGCCTTCCTGCTCCAGGTGTACCCCCTCCCCCGTGCAACCGGGGTGTTTCCAGAGCGAGAGCTGGAAGGTAGGGAAACCCCACTTGCGGTCGCCCCAGCCAGATTCATGGCTGGCTCCTCCCAGGACCACTGACGGCCCCTGCTAGTCGGGTTATCCCGAGAAGTGTGGGTGGGCAGACCTCACCCAGAGTGCAGAGCTGGTCCCTTCCGGGGCTGCCACCCACACCTGCTGGAGTGGGACAGGCTTCCTGCTTCCTACTGAACCGGAACCAAATAGCCACAGTCGCGGCTGCTAGAAAGTGGCCCACGCTTGAGGAGGAGCTCAGGTGCTCACACCACAGTGTGGCCAGAGGGGATGGCAAAGGCTGACTTGCCCTTTTTGCAGGCATCCAGGTGCGACATGATCAGGACCTTGGCTACATGCATCACAAGTTCGCCATCGTGGACAAGAAGGTGCTGATCACGGGCTCCCTCAACTGGACCACACAAGCCATCCAGAACAACAGAGAAAATGTTTTGATTATGGAGGATGAGGAGTATGTGAGgctttttctggaagaatttgaaCGTATTTGGGAAGAGTTTAATCCTACCAAGTACACCTTTTTCCCACAGAAGAAACGAAGTCACTGAAGCTGTGTTGTCTCCGCTGTCTGCAGAGTTGGAGGGGAGAGTGGTGTTTAATGTCACAGAACTTTTGGTACCCAGAGTTAAAGCCAGAGCAAACCTctgggtgggcctcacccaaaGCTGCTGCCGGTTTGGGTGTGACATGCATGGTTTGGGTGTGACATGCATGGTACATAAGCGAAATTTAGGAAAACATTCGTGCAAAGTCTGTTCTCGTTTGGTACAGGATGAAAGCCAAATAAACAGTGTTTGGGGTTATGGAAGACAGGGACATCCCTGCCACCCCACGTCAGTTGTTTAGGACAGCTTGTTTCTTGCCACAGTAAATGCGGCCACCACCTCTCACAATGTGCTTCCCAGGGCTGCCGGCTCCTGGGCCCATGGTGGATGGGCTTCTCCTGCCTTGGACAAGCTGACCCCtcccgtcccccccacccccgatctGGGGTCTCTCATGTGGCCTACTCCATCAGCCCCGTGGCAGTGGCTCCTGACTTGTGTCCTCTTCTGTTGGCCTGGCCGCTCCCAGCAGCACAGCTGACACCTGGTATTGGTAGAGGCAGCAGTCCTTCGTGTCTGCTGTCACAAGCTCCTTGGTGGCTTCTTGGCAGGTTTGAGTCCACAGAGGGAACCGGGAGAAGTcagggaggagaaggggcaggaggagggaggggtgccGGGCACGGCAGAAGTGGGGAGCTGCCCTCCAGGCCCCTGGTGAACATTGCTTGCCCCTGCAGCGGGCAGGTCATGCTCTTACCGGGTCTCCTTGCATGATGACCCTTTACAACAAATACACCTGGAGACTTTTctcgcccccccccacccccccagcttcTGTCAGCAAGGCCGGTAAGCGGCCAGAAGCTGCTTCTGTTTCCTGTTATGCCTTTAATTGTTAACATTCTCACATTCAAGGTGATTTTGTGTGCTTAGAAGTGGCCTTCACTGTTAGCACCTGTGAGCTTGGCTCATTGGCAGGTTTGGCTCAGCACAAGACATCCTGAATTACCTGACCATCCAGGGGAGTCAGCCAGGagagagcctgatttggggctgtGGCACCTCCCAGGTCTATTTTTACTGTCAGCTAGGGGATTTGCTCTCACCGGTAGCTACAAGAATAGCTGTCTTACATATACTTGTGAGATGTTACAGATTATCTTTTCATAACACATATCTTTAGTTCAGATGACACCCGAATGCTCATTGTGCCATCTTGTCATACTTGTGTAATATGCTGTGTGACTGGTCCTGAGGTCTGGGCGTGTACACTTTCCCCATCACACCCATGGAGCCACCTGCAGAGACCATTCCGTGttgcatgtttttttctgtttaaagtcACCTTACTGTGTTACACAAGTAAACCCAAAGTTAGTTTTTCTGACTTATTGAGGctataaagtataatatatagTTTGGAAATAAGACCTGCTTTTACACTAGATGTATTTTCTCACCTGCGTGTGTGTTCCAGCAGTCTGCTCTGAGGAGAGAACAGGAGTTACAGAATGTGTCCTGAATTATGAAGCTGGGTTGTCCTGGACTTCTggcatgtttaaataaatatgttcttaTTCTGGAATGCTAGTGCTGTTTGTCTTTTGCTCATCTGAATAGTGGGTGCGGTTTATTAAATGCCATTTGCGGGAAGTGGACAACATACAGCTGTTGAGAAACCACTGGTCAGGATGGGTGCCGCAAACAGGAGCAACACCTGAATGTGTTACTTGGGGCACCTTGTGAAGTCTTTTCCAAAGGTAATGAAGGTGGTTTTCCAGGGCCGAGGCTTATCCATCACACTCAGGGTGTGCTGACCCCAGCAAGTTCCCCAAATGTGGGAAACCTTccccccaatttaaaaaaaaaaaaagcctgacacaggactcgagtcccgggactccagaatcatgccctgggtcgaaggcaggtgctaaaccactgagccacccagagatccccgtaTTCATATATTTTGCAAGATATCTGATGGGCAGCGAAGTAACTATGGTCAGAACCCTCTTGTAATCTAAAAACAACAGGGACTTTCTGTACAGGCAGCTGTGAACCTGATGGGTGGTACCATCAGCCTTCCATTTACTGTGATCTGTTCCCAAATATCCAGTAAAGGCTTTTTTACCCCAAGGACAGAGCACTGTGTTGCAAACTGGAGCAACTGCTGACACAGATTTAGACTTTCCAGGATTCCTCCAAGCACAAATCAGAGCTCCGTGGCCTCTCATGGAGTGGCCAAAAATAGACATCCTTTGGGGCCCACTGGAAAATTGGCATTTATGAGTTGGGGTAGCTCCTCAGTTACAGAATAGTACATTCTGTTGTTAGTTTTCCAAGGCTCTTCAGTAGCGTTCACTTAAAACCCAGCACCAGGGCCAGAGTCCCTCTCCTTTGCTTCCTTACTGAAGCCACAATGGCTGGCATCTGGGACAAGGACAACAAGGCCACGTTCAGAAGCagcttgattaaaaaaaacaaaacacaaaaaaaaccccaccagacttaaaaaaaaaattttatgtattcatgagagagacagaggggcagagacacaggcagagggagaagcaggctccttgcagggagtgcaatgtgggacttgatcccaggaccccagggatcacggcctgagccaaagacagacactcaaccgctgagccacccaggtgtcccgataatcagactttaaaattttgttctgaGTTAAACTAGGGCATTTTCCAGTTTATGCGTTTGGTGGTAAGTAGACAGCAAGTTTCATTTTGCAgttcagtttattattttttaaaagattttatttatttattcatgagagatacacagagacacaggcagagggagaggcaggctccatgcagggagcctgacatgggactcgatcccaggtcttccagatcatgccctgggctgcaggcggcgcttaaccgctgcaccaccagggctgcccctgtagTTCAGTTTAACTCTCCGGTTCAAAACCTTTCTGAACGCCTCCAAAGCACTTGTTGCTGGAAATATTTCAATGCTATTCTTCTGTCCAATtgctacttgctttttttttttttttaatctgcaccAAAGGGTAGATGATCTTTGGAGGTCAGTGGTGGCAGGAAAAGCAGCAGGATGGAAAAGTGAGGTCTCACCATGgctgcacctgccacctcctcctGTTGCTTGTTCTCATTCCTGACCTCTATTGGGCCCACCCACTTTTGGGTCAGGTATGTGAACcgttttgagttaacttttgtgtttGGTGTGAGGAAGGGGGTCCAAGggcattcttttgcatgtcaaTAGctagttgtcccagcaccatttattgaaaagattattatttccccattgaatggtttCGGCACtattgtcaaaaatcaattgcttACATAAATGTACTCACTTacttctgggttcttttttttttcttttaaaaaagattttatttatttactcatgagggacagagagaaaaaagcaggctccatgcagggagcccaacgtgggactcgatctcaggtctccaggatcacgccctgggctgaaagcgggcaccaaaccgctgagccacccgggctgcccacttctgggttcttaATAATGGTCCATTGATCTATAGGTCACTCCCTATGCACACTGCCTTGCATACATAGTGTTTGTAGTTGTTTTAAAACCCAGGAAACAAGTCCTTTAACTTTGTTCGTTCCaacattgttttggctattctggatcctGTTATATTTCTATATGAATCTTAGATTCAGCCTATCCACTTTTGcaaaagcagggcagcccaggtggctcagcggtttagcactgccttcggcccagggcctgatcctggagacccgggatcgagtacggaccgcatcgggcttcctgcatggagcctgcttctccctctgcctgtgtctctcatgaataaataaatgcaatcttataaaaaaacaaaacaaaacaacttttgcAAAGGCAGCTGAGGTTTTGACAGGGATTGTATTGAACTATAGATCAAGGTTGGGAAGTATTATCATTCTAACAATATCACATTTTCTAACCCACGGATGTCAGATTCCTTTCCATTTACTTAAATCTTCAAATAATCTTTTGTAATTTCAGTTGATAAGTCTTATACTTCTTTtaaatgatacatattttattcttttttatattattgcaaatggaattgttttcGTAATGTGTTTCAGATTGTTAGTAAatacaatctattttttttaggattttatttatttattcacaagagacacagagagagagaggcagagacacaggcagagggagaagcaggctccatgcagggagcctaacacggTACTCGATccgggggactccaggatcacgccctgggccaaaggcaggctccaaaccgctgagccacccagggatcccctacaatcTATTTTTGTATACAAATCTTGTACCCTG
The Vulpes lagopus strain Blue_001 chromosome 10, ASM1834538v1, whole genome shotgun sequence genome window above contains:
- the PLD6 gene encoding mitochondrial cardiolipin hydrolase, with the translated sequence MERFRWQVAAVAAVGLALALEALPSVLCWLRAGRRQQQRPPRRQVLFFPSQVTCTEALLQAPGEAPSGPPAGCRCSLPHGESSLSRLLRALLAARASLELCLFAFSSPQLGRAVQLLHQRGVRVRVITDCDYMALNGSQIGLLRKAGIQVRHDQDLGYMHHKFAIVDKKVLITGSLNWTTQAIQNNRENVLIMEDEEYVRLFLEEFERIWEEFNPTKYTFFPQKKRSH